One segment of Saprospiraceae bacterium DNA contains the following:
- a CDS encoding GxxExxY protein yields the protein MAFLLELSNKPSQMTENEIAEVVIDIGFHIHRKWGPGLLETAYEELMVHHLRANGFFVEQQKEIPFEEDGAKLTAGFRADIIVEKKLIIELKSIERLAPVHGKILLTYLRLTNLKLGLLMNFGEAFLKDGIKRVINGYL from the coding sequence ATGGCATTTCTACTCGAATTATCGAATAAACCTTCCCAAATGACTGAAAATGAAATTGCAGAAGTTGTTATTGACATTGGGTTTCATATTCACCGGAAATGGGGGCCAGGGCTTTTGGAGACCGCTTATGAAGAACTTATGGTTCATCATCTACGAGCCAATGGTTTCTTTGTTGAACAGCAAAAAGAGATACCATTTGAAGAAGATGGGGCAAAACTCACTGCGGGATTCAGGGCTGACATAATAGTTGAGAAGAAACTGATTATCGAACTAAAATCCATCGAACGGCTGGCTCCGGTTCATGGCAAAATTTTGCTCACTTACCTACGGCTCACAAACTTGAAGCTGGGACTTTTGATGAATTTCGGTGAAGCCTTTCTAAAAGATGGCATCAAGAGAGTTATCAACGGCTATTTATGA